In one Rutidosis leptorrhynchoides isolate AG116_Rl617_1_P2 chromosome 8, CSIRO_AGI_Rlap_v1, whole genome shotgun sequence genomic region, the following are encoded:
- the LOC139861772 gene encoding polyphenol oxidase, chloroplastic-like, whose product MASLVSPTTTTIGKTFSSSSTYSSSFSFKSSQIPISRNLKNRHAISCKTLDNNNNDDHQDNSNKVDRRNMLLGLGGLYGAAATMGSKSLAFANPIMAPDVTKCGAPDLPEGAQPTNCCPPTASKIIDFKLPQSGPTRVRPAAHLADKDYIAKFNKAMELMRALPDDDPRSFKQQAAIHCAYCDGAYDQVGFPDLELQVHNSWLFFPFHRYYLYFFEKICGKLIDDTNFAIPFWNWDSPDGMTIPNIYTDKSSPLYDSLRDAKHQPSTIIDLDFNGVNENLSKSKQVSTNLTIMYRQMVSTAKTASLFMGSPYRAGDEANPGGGSLENIPHGSIHIWTGDSTQPNGEDMGNFYSAGRDPIFYAHHANIDRLWSIWKTLGGRRNDFTDRDWLDASFIFYNENAELVRVKVRDCVDYKNLGYDYQEVATPWIESKPTPRVKRVLSKIKKLGSARADEVHHPFAKDVFPTNLDKPIKVLVKRPKKSRSKKQKDEEEEILVIEGIEVKRDAFVKFDVFVNDEDEETNATADKTEFAGSFVNVPHKHKHGKNVKTKLRLGINELMDDLDAEDDENVFVTLVPRNGGADVSIKGIKIEIEG is encoded by the coding sequence ATGGCATCTCTTGTGTCACCAACAACAACCACCATCGGAAAAACCTTCTCTTCCTCTTCTACTTACTCCTCTTCATTTTCCTTCAAATCATCTCAAATTCCCATTTCAAGAAACCTCAAAAATCGCCATGCAATTTCATGCAAAACCCTAGACAACAACAACAACGATGATCATCAAGATAACTCTAACAAAGTTGACCGGCGAAATATGTTGTTAGGTCTTGGCGGCCTTTATGGTGCGGCCGCCACAATGGGCTCAAAATCATTAGCATTTGCTAATCCAATCATGGCACCTGATGTTACTAAATGTGGTGCACCTGATCTACCAGAAGGTGCTCAACCCACAAATTGTTGTCCTCCAACTGCCTCCAAGATTATTGATTTCAAACTTCCACAATCTGGGCCCACTCGTGTCCGTCCCGCTGCTCATTTGGCCGATAAAGACTATATCGCCAAATTTAATAAGGCGATGGAGCTCATGAGAGCTCTCCCAGATGATGATCCTCGTAGTTTTAAACAACAAGCCGCTATTCATTGCGCCTATTGTGATGGAGCGTATGATCAAGTCGGTTTCCCCGATTTGGAACTTCAAGTTCATAATTCATGGTTGTTTTTTCCTTTCCATAGGTACTATTTatatttttttgaaaaaatttGTGGCAAATTAATCGATGACACAAATTTCGCAATCCCATTTTGGAATTGGGATTCGCCTGATGGGATGACAATCCCTAATATTTACACGGATAAGAGCTCACCATTATATGATTCTTTACGTGATGCTAAGCATCAACCATCTACAATAATTGATCTTGATTTCAATGGGGTTAATGAGAATCTTAGTAAATCGAAACAAGTGTCTACAAATCTCACTATTATGTATAGACAAATGGTGTCGACTGCAAAAACTGCTAGTCTTTTTATGGGTAGCCCCTATCGTGCTGGCGATGAGGCTAACCCTGGTGGTGGTTCCCTTGAGAACATACCACATGGTTCGATCCATATCTGGACCGGAGATAGTACCCAACCTAATGGGGAAGATATGGGCAACTTTTATTCTGCAGGTAGAGATCCAATTTTCTATGCACATCATGCAAATATTGATAGATTGTGGTCAATTTGGAAGACCTTAGGAGGAAGAAGGAATGATTTTACCGATAGGGATTGGCTTGATGCGTCGTTTATATTTTATAATGAAAATGCGGAGCTGGTTCGAGTTAAAGTTAGGGATTGTGTAGATTATAAGAATCTTGGTTATGATTATCAAGAAGTAGCAACACCATGGATTGAAAGCAAACCAACTCCACGTGTCAAGAGGGTTTTGAGCAAGATCAAGAAACTAGGTTCGGCTCGAGCGGATGAAGTACATCATCCGTTTGCAAAAGATGTGTTTCCAACTAATCTTGATAAGCCGATTAAAGtcctagtgaaaagaccaaagaAATCAAGAAGCAAGAAACAGAAAGATGAAGAAGAAGAGATTTTGGTGATTGAAGGGATTGAAGTAAAGAGGGATGCGTTTGTGAAATTTGATGTGTTtgtgaatgatgaagatgaagagacgAATGCGACCGCTGATAAAACGGAGTTCGCCGGAAGTTTTGTGAATGTGCCACATAAGCATAAACATGGAAAGAATGTGAAAACTAAATTGAGGTTAGGGATAAATGAGTTAATGGATGATTTGGATGCTGAAGATGATGAAAATGTGTTTGTGACATTGGTGCCTAGAAATGGAGGTGCTGACGTGTCTATTAAAGGGATTAAGATCGAGATTGAaggttaa